From the Paenibacillus sp. MMS20-IR301 genome, the window AATGACCCTAGCTGCGATATTGGACATACCCGGCTGTAGTAAGTGTATTTTTTCCAACTAATCCCCGAGAAGTGATGATTTAAACAAAATTAGATGACGTTTTTCCACTTATTTAGTGTAGCCTTATCCCAAATTACATTAATAGCTCAAAATGATACTCTGCTGCAGGTGGTGGAGCAGGGCTGCGAGGTTGTCCGCACACGGCTGCGGGTTACGGGAAGTTACGGGTTACGGAGAGTTACGGCGATGCCAGGACAAGGCGTGGAGTCGCAGAGTTGCGATGGTTGTGGCTTTGTGCTGTTGCAATGCAGCAATGATCGCGATGGTTGCGATAGGTTACAATAAAAATGCTGGGTCTCCCAAAAAAGGGACACCCAGCATTTTAGCATACAGCCTGCTCACTATTCACTCATCCCGCATACAGCCTGTTCACTATTTCACTCATTCCATATAAGTCTGCTCACTATTTCACCCGTTCCGCATACAGCCGTCCGGCATAGTCGCCGATCAGTTCACGCAGAGCCAGCTTGCTGCTCCAGTCTGCCGGGATGCCGCCCAGACCATAATAGGCTCCGGCGATCTGGCCGTAGACAGCAGCTGTTGTATCGGCGTCATTGCCCAGATTGGCCGCGAGCAGCGCGCCTTCGGCAAAGCTGGAAGACCGGTGGAAAGCCCACAGCGCAGCTTCCAGCGATTCCACCACATACCCCGAGCCTTGAATCTCGGGCGGTTCCTTAATCGCGTAGGAGCCATACTTGATATTCAGCATATGCGGTGTCAGGCTGTCCTCATCCAGCCAGTCACGGTAAGCCTCCGGGGCCAGCATCTCCTGCTTGCTCCAGCCGTGCAGCCCCGCAAGAATATAAGCGGCCAGCAGCCGGCATGCAGCCAGGCATTCGGGAGCGGCATGGGTCGTTCTTGAGCTGAGCGCTGCATACCGGATCGCTTCTGCAGGCTGCTCTGCGTAATACATAACCACAGGAGCAAGACGCATGATCGAACCGTTTCCGGCGGAATGGGGATCATCCGAGCCGCTGAAGCCTTCCCCGCTGGCTTCGAACCGGTGAAGCGCCGCACGGGTGGCATTGCCGATGTCGAAGCATTCACCTGTGCTGCTCAGCATCCCTTCGCGGTACCACTTCACATACCGCCCCATTTGATCGGCCGGATCAAAGGTCTGTACGCTCAGCAGGCTCTCTGCAAGGCAGAGCGCCATTGAGGTATCGTCCGTCCATTGCCCCGGCTGCAGGCCGAATACCCCGCCGCCGATGATATCCGTAAGCGGCGCAAAGGTTCCGGGTGCCTTGAACTCAGCGGTAGTCCCCAGCGCATCTCCGGCCGCAAGCCCCAGCAGACAGCCCTGATAGCGGTCAGCATTTAATGTCATTTGGCTCCCCCCTGTCTCCTTCTTCTTACGTATGCAGCGATATCCATTCCAGGCTAACCCGGCTCCGCATCTTTTACCGGTGAATGATTATTCTTGATTGTGCTCTCCGTAGTTTGCCGTTCCGCCCTTTATTCCCCCGGATACTTCAGCCCCCACTGGGCACGTACTCCATCCAGCAGCTTCATCAGTGCTACAGATTCGTCCAGCGTCATTACCGGACTTTCTGTCAGCCCCTCCTGCAGGCAGCGGCCCACTTCCTCCGCTTCAAAAGCATATCCGACCGAGGTCCGGTCATCCTTAAACGTCTCCACCAGTTCACCGCCAATATACAGCTCGGCTGATTTCGGATTCACCAGGGTGCCTTTAACGACGATATAACCTTCCGTTCCATAGACATACGCTTCCTGCAGCATATTGATGCGGACCCCGCCGTTCAGTGAAGCTGACTTGCCCTCACCATAAGACAGCAGCAGTGAGAAATGCTCATCCACCCCGGTCTCCCCGATATGCACCGTGCTGTAGACAGCTTCAGGATGCGGTCCGAAGACCATGGAGGCAAAAGATACCGGATAAATACCGACATCCAGCAGCGCCCCGCCGCCCAGTGCCGGGTTCAAGAGACGTCCTTCCGGATTCCAGTCCGCGCGGAACCCAAGATCCGCCTTAACCAGCCGCACTTCACCAATCCGATCAGCGGCTAGCCATTCTCTAACCTTAACATTGGCAGGAAGATAGCGGCTCCACATCGCTTCCATCAGGAACAGCTTCTTCTCACGGGCATATGCAAC encodes:
- a CDS encoding ADP-ribosylglycohydrolase family protein produces the protein MTLNADRYQGCLLGLAAGDALGTTAEFKAPGTFAPLTDIIGGGVFGLQPGQWTDDTSMALCLAESLLSVQTFDPADQMGRYVKWYREGMLSSTGECFDIGNATRAALHRFEASGEGFSGSDDPHSAGNGSIMRLAPVVMYYAEQPAEAIRYAALSSRTTHAAPECLAACRLLAAYILAGLHGWSKQEMLAPEAYRDWLDEDSLTPHMLNIKYGSYAIKEPPEIQGSGYVVESLEAALWAFHRSSSFAEGALLAANLGNDADTTAAVYGQIAGAYYGLGGIPADWSSKLALRELIGDYAGRLYAERVK
- a CDS encoding Gfo/Idh/MocA family oxidoreductase codes for the protein MSEDNAYTIKWGILSTGWIAHQFATDLAHASNGTAYAVGSRSQESADEFAKNHGIPVAYATYEDLVNDPEVDAIYIGTPHPFHKENALLALRAGKAVLCEKPFTVNSAELEEIVAYAREKKLFLMEAMWSRYLPANVKVREWLAADRIGEVRLVKADLGFRADWNPEGRLLNPALGGGALLDVGIYPVSFASMVFGPHPEAVYSTVHIGETGVDEHFSLLLSYGEGKSASLNGGVRINMLQEAYVYGTEGYIVVKGTLVNPKSAELYIGGELVETFKDDRTSVGYAFEAEEVGRCLQEGLTESPVMTLDESVALMKLLDGVRAQWGLKYPGE